One region of Streptococcus salivarius genomic DNA includes:
- the galE gene encoding UDP-glucose 4-epimerase GalE — protein MSILITGGAGYIGSHTTVELLNAGFDVVLVDDFSNSSPAVLERLEKITGKKFPFYQGSILDTDFLDKVFTNEDIELVIHFAAFKAVGESVQKPLKYYKNNISGTITLLEKMKEYDVKNIVFSSSATVYGTNNPSPMTEDMPTSAINPYGYTKLMMEQILTDVAASDPSWSVTNLRYFNPIGAHESGLIGELPNGIPNNLMPYITQVAIGKLPELNVFGDDYPTPDGTGVRDYIHVLDLASGHLAAVKYNLSHKGAEIFNLGTGHGYSVLDLVKTFEAENKVAIPYRIQGRRAGDIATCYASPEKAKEVLGWEAKKTLKEMVRDSWRWQTTNPNGYED, from the coding sequence ATGTCTATTTTAATTACAGGAGGAGCTGGCTATATCGGTAGCCACACAACCGTTGAACTCCTTAATGCAGGTTTCGATGTAGTCTTAGTTGATGACTTTTCAAATAGTTCGCCAGCGGTACTTGAACGTTTGGAAAAGATTACGGGTAAAAAGTTTCCATTTTATCAAGGCTCCATTTTAGATACTGATTTTTTGGATAAGGTTTTCACAAATGAAGATATTGAGTTAGTTATTCACTTTGCGGCCTTCAAGGCAGTGGGTGAATCTGTTCAAAAACCTTTGAAATATTATAAGAACAACATCAGTGGTACCATTACCCTCCTTGAAAAAATGAAGGAATATGATGTTAAAAACATCGTCTTCAGTTCAAGTGCAACAGTTTACGGTACCAATAATCCTTCTCCAATGACCGAAGATATGCCAACGTCAGCGATTAACCCATATGGTTATACTAAGTTGATGATGGAACAAATTCTTACAGACGTAGCTGCTTCAGATCCGTCATGGTCTGTCACAAATCTTCGTTATTTCAATCCTATCGGTGCTCATGAAAGTGGTTTGATTGGGGAATTGCCAAACGGTATTCCAAACAACCTGATGCCATATATTACACAAGTAGCTATCGGTAAACTGCCTGAGCTTAACGTCTTTGGGGATGACTATCCAACTCCAGATGGTACAGGTGTGCGTGACTACATTCACGTTCTTGACCTGGCCTCAGGTCACTTGGCTGCTGTCAAATATAATTTGAGTCATAAAGGTGCTGAGATTTTCAACTTGGGTACTGGACATGGTTATAGCGTTTTGGATCTCGTTAAGACTTTCGAAGCTGAAAACAAGGTTGCTATCCCATACCGTATTCAAGGACGTCGTGCTGGCGATATTGCTACTTGCTATGCCTCTCCTGAAAAGGCCAAAGAAGTCCTTGGCTGGGAAGCTAAGAAGACCTTGAAAGAAATGGTTAGAGATTCATGGCGTTGGCAAACGACTAACCCAAACGGTTATGAAGACTAA
- a CDS encoding CotH kinase family protein: MNRKKSLAAVLLLCTVFGFTACGTKEQTKNGVTTKKVDKQATTDITNLHLRDKKSLYDKDHTKVTTMYLTVRRGDATENQNHSWSEVNQYSVEDYQKMHVKRYQVAGLLQVGNEDGPVSGELGYDQDVPNASVQIRGESSSKNAQKNYKIKIKKNKGEWNGQRTINLNKHQTEALRFRNKLSYDLMEEIPQLMGARTSFVHLYVKDETSDNPSGKFEDYGLYTQVEQINKNYLKDHGLDENANLYKPNFFEFFRYEDTIVKEDDPKFDKDKFEKLLEIKGSHDHTKLIDFLTKLNDPSVKIETIMDKYVDPENIQYWMAFQMLLGNDDTQSRNMYLYSPQNSTKWYIIPWDNDSILMKNERRLVSKDSDQANSWEVGVSNYWGNQLFQRLLKSKEFRKGLDEKMDELRKTITGDKISSMSNEYAAVIKPYLAKMPDQMHAKTTPDNYDKILADLPNELENNYKIYKTSLEKPQPFFINKPEVANNKLKLSWGASYDFNNSRLTYTVELAKDYEFKDKVFEKSGLKTLSAETDTLPKGQYFVRVTATNEAGQSQRAFDYYVNSDNSKQFGIMSFFVLEDGKIGVDGYED; encoded by the coding sequence ATGAATAGGAAAAAGAGTTTAGCAGCAGTTTTGTTGCTCTGTACGGTCTTTGGTTTTACAGCATGCGGGACTAAGGAGCAAACAAAAAATGGTGTGACAACTAAAAAAGTAGATAAACAAGCAACTACTGATATCACGAATTTGCACTTAAGAGATAAGAAGAGCCTCTATGATAAGGATCATACAAAGGTAACGACCATGTACCTGACAGTACGTCGAGGAGATGCTACAGAAAATCAAAATCACTCATGGTCTGAGGTCAATCAATATTCCGTTGAAGATTATCAGAAAATGCATGTTAAACGATATCAAGTAGCAGGGCTCCTCCAAGTAGGTAACGAGGACGGTCCTGTCTCTGGTGAGTTAGGTTATGACCAAGACGTGCCAAATGCCAGTGTTCAGATTCGTGGGGAAAGTTCAAGTAAGAACGCCCAAAAGAACTACAAAATCAAGATTAAAAAGAACAAGGGTGAGTGGAACGGTCAACGTACGATCAACCTTAACAAACACCAGACTGAAGCCCTTCGCTTTAGAAATAAGTTGTCCTATGATCTAATGGAAGAAATTCCACAACTCATGGGTGCTAGAACGAGTTTTGTTCACCTCTATGTTAAAGATGAAACCTCTGACAATCCTTCAGGTAAATTTGAAGATTATGGTCTCTACACGCAAGTCGAACAGATTAACAAAAACTATCTGAAAGATCACGGTCTGGATGAAAATGCCAACCTTTATAAACCAAACTTCTTCGAATTCTTCCGCTATGAAGATACGATTGTTAAAGAAGATGATCCTAAATTCGATAAGGATAAATTCGAGAAACTTTTGGAAATTAAAGGTAGCCATGATCACACCAAACTTATTGATTTTCTAACCAAGCTCAATGATCCATCAGTGAAGATTGAAACTATCATGGACAAGTATGTAGATCCTGAGAATATCCAATATTGGATGGCCTTCCAGATGTTGCTTGGTAATGATGATACACAGAGTCGTAACATGTATCTCTATAGCCCACAAAACTCAACCAAATGGTACATCATTCCTTGGGATAACGATAGTATCTTGATGAAGAATGAACGTCGTTTGGTAAGTAAGGACAGCGACCAAGCCAATAGCTGGGAAGTCGGTGTCAGCAACTATTGGGGTAACCAACTTTTCCAACGTTTGCTCAAATCAAAAGAGTTCCGCAAGGGACTAGATGAGAAGATGGATGAGCTACGTAAGACAATTACTGGTGACAAGATTTCTTCAATGAGTAATGAATACGCAGCAGTCATTAAACCTTACCTAGCTAAGATGCCTGACCAAATGCATGCTAAGACAACACCTGATAATTACGACAAGATTTTGGCAGATTTGCCAAATGAGTTGGAGAACAACTACAAGATTTACAAAACAAGTCTTGAAAAACCACAACCATTCTTTATCAATAAGCCGGAAGTGGCCAATAACAAATTGAAATTAAGTTGGGGTGCCTCTTACGACTTCAATAACAGCAGGTTGACTTACACAGTTGAGTTAGCTAAGGACTATGAATTTAAAGACAAGGTCTTTGAAAAATCTGGTCTCAAAACTCTCAGTGCTGAAACAGATACCTTGCCTAAGGGACAATATTTTGTACGTGTGACTGCAACTAATGAAGCTGGACAATCACAACGTGCCTTTGACTACTATGTCAATAGTGATAATTCAAAACAATTTGGTATCATGAGCTTCTTTGTTCTTGAAGATGGAAAAATTGGGGTAGATGGCTATGAAGACTAA
- a CDS encoding DUF1146 family protein — protein MTIINQFVTLASHLVFIGLSYQMLISLFDWAKIIKNPIENTGKLKLFLLFISIALGYLISSFVLAVLAFGQNMASSIS, from the coding sequence ATGACTATAATTAATCAATTCGTCACTTTGGCGAGTCACCTTGTATTTATAGGATTGAGCTACCAAATGCTGATTAGCCTTTTTGATTGGGCGAAGATCATCAAAAATCCGATTGAAAATACTGGTAAATTGAAACTCTTTTTGCTCTTTATCAGTATTGCCTTAGGCTACCTTATCAGCTCCTTTGTTCTGGCGGTTTTAGCTTTTGGACAGAATATGGCTAGCTCGATTTCTTAA
- the pelG gene encoding exopolysaccharide Pel transporter PelG, translating into MAGIGFELRKIYNEDSLFSKQKAYAYAGIVYTGPMLLGILLTAGVVVLTMVAGISENERDYILSNLTYAIIFSLVITSLFSLVVTRFVADMLYEKKFETIIPSFYASSALMLMIGTPLYAIYLALASRSLAEVAMGVLLFGELCLVWNVITYLTAIKSYKEIIKGFFLAIGVTIVSGLLSIFLHQKYGIFLSVCLGYGGMMFWMVRLIHDYFPSNLKMSFEFLKWFDQFSDLAKTGLYMLVALFAHIIINWFGPISKSFDGFFRTAPVYDVPAMLAYLTTLVSTLNFVMSVEVSFYPHFRRYFNLYNEEGSLSDIQEAETQMLDVMSNELKYVFWKQLLATIFIMFFGSVALTYLPIGFNNQMHGYFLTLCLAYGLYAVGNVNILLLMYFADYKGAKKLAKHFAILTVVLSFGSQFLDSAFLGYAFLISSLVLFIESGQEIDKYTSDLQYHFLGSQAMVSKKDVGYFEKWTERLENVQKRWGK; encoded by the coding sequence ATGGCCGGTATTGGATTTGAATTACGTAAAATTTACAACGAGGATAGCCTTTTTTCAAAACAAAAGGCCTACGCTTATGCTGGAATTGTTTATACCGGTCCTATGCTTTTGGGGATTTTACTTACAGCTGGTGTCGTTGTTCTGACAATGGTCGCGGGAATCAGTGAAAATGAGCGTGATTATATTCTTTCGAACTTAACCTACGCTATCATCTTTTCACTTGTGATTACCAGTCTCTTTTCTCTGGTGGTAACCCGCTTTGTTGCAGACATGCTCTACGAGAAGAAATTTGAGACTATTATCCCTTCATTTTATGCGTCGAGTGCCTTGATGCTTATGATTGGGACACCGCTGTATGCGATTTATCTAGCATTGGCTAGTCGAAGCTTAGCAGAAGTGGCTATGGGAGTTTTGCTCTTTGGTGAGCTCTGTCTCGTTTGGAATGTGATTACCTACTTGACAGCGATTAAATCCTATAAAGAAATTATCAAAGGTTTCTTTTTAGCGATTGGTGTGACGATTGTCTCTGGGTTACTTAGTATTTTCCTACATCAAAAGTATGGTATCTTCCTAAGTGTTTGTTTGGGATACGGTGGAATGATGTTTTGGATGGTTCGTCTCATCCATGACTATTTCCCATCTAATCTTAAAATGTCCTTTGAGTTTTTGAAATGGTTTGATCAATTTTCTGATCTTGCCAAGACAGGGCTTTACATGTTGGTAGCACTCTTTGCTCATATTATTATTAACTGGTTTGGGCCAATTAGTAAGAGTTTTGACGGCTTCTTCCGTACAGCTCCAGTCTACGATGTGCCAGCCATGCTAGCCTACTTAACGACTTTAGTATCAACACTTAATTTCGTTATGTCTGTCGAGGTTTCCTTCTATCCGCATTTCCGACGTTATTTTAACCTCTACAATGAAGAGGGAAGTCTTTCGGATATCCAGGAAGCTGAAACTCAAATGCTGGATGTCATGAGTAACGAGCTCAAATATGTTTTTTGGAAACAATTGCTAGCGACAATTTTCATTATGTTTTTCGGAAGCGTGGCCTTGACTTATTTACCAATTGGTTTTAACAATCAAATGCATGGGTACTTTTTAACGCTATGTCTTGCTTATGGCCTCTATGCTGTTGGTAATGTAAATATCTTGCTATTGATGTATTTTGCAGATTATAAGGGGGCCAAGAAACTTGCCAAACACTTTGCTATTTTGACAGTAGTTTTGAGTTTTGGTTCTCAGTTCTTGGACTCAGCCTTCCTAGGCTACGCCTTCTTGATTTCTTCTCTTGTTCTTTTTATTGAAAGTGGTCAGGAAATCGATAAATACACAAGTGATCTTCAGTATCATTTCTTAGGAAGCCAAGCCATGGTATCTAAGAAAGACGTGGGCTATTTTGAAAAATGGACTGAGCGTTTAGAAAACGTACAAAAGAGGTGGGGGAAATGA
- a CDS encoding DUF4832 domain-containing protein, whose product MASKREKKSWSSRKKKLWLVICLIIITSGLYAIFVYLNTRNTGTKFEYTLSDKSFGNPLMGYVPSAEEKTVSEDVHLVYVDITWKELEPKKGHYNWETIEESNQFKRWKKEGKQVVLRFLLDYPGKSSHKDIPDWLGNEISDLGDAYNTSYGKGFSPNYQNKLLRKYYKEAVTAMGQRWGNDDFIAYIELGGLGHWGEWHVHSDAGIRQLPRKEVRKDYIAPFQPAFPKAKILMRRPFDTGLEGDFGIYNDVFGDKSATKTWLNWIQNGGSYDQTQEQAALKAMPKAWEKAPIGGELTSSQSMSSLLGNNLDELTEEAKAAHLTFLGPKVAEDIGDGHAAYKELLKNMGYRLWVSGLTISKGESKVDITLNLENSGVAPLYGDWPVVLYLCNTNGKVLQAQQLECRLSELLPDQTTELKASFAYSKDQNYQVKLGILSPMTQEPSVHFAMKGFEGEVMPKLATIQKDQKGTGK is encoded by the coding sequence ATGGCTAGTAAACGTGAGAAGAAGAGTTGGAGTAGTCGAAAGAAGAAACTTTGGCTCGTCATCTGTCTAATCATCATTACGAGTGGTCTTTATGCTATTTTTGTGTATTTGAATACCAGAAATACAGGTACCAAGTTTGAATATACGCTTTCAGACAAGAGTTTTGGGAATCCGCTCATGGGTTATGTCCCTTCAGCGGAAGAAAAAACAGTTTCTGAAGATGTTCATCTTGTCTATGTTGATATCACATGGAAAGAATTAGAACCTAAAAAAGGCCACTATAACTGGGAAACAATTGAAGAAAGTAACCAGTTCAAACGATGGAAGAAAGAAGGCAAGCAGGTCGTCTTACGTTTCTTGCTAGATTACCCTGGCAAATCAAGTCATAAGGATATCCCTGACTGGTTGGGAAATGAAATTTCTGACCTTGGGGATGCTTATAACACATCCTACGGTAAAGGATTTTCACCAAATTACCAAAATAAACTGCTTAGAAAATACTATAAAGAAGCTGTTACTGCTATGGGACAGCGTTGGGGCAATGATGATTTTATCGCCTACATCGAACTTGGTGGCTTAGGACACTGGGGTGAGTGGCATGTTCACTCAGATGCTGGCATTCGCCAATTGCCACGAAAAGAAGTTCGTAAGGACTATATTGCACCGTTTCAACCAGCCTTTCCTAAAGCGAAGATTCTTATGAGAAGACCTTTTGATACAGGTTTGGAAGGTGATTTTGGAATCTACAATGATGTCTTTGGAGACAAATCAGCAACTAAAACCTGGTTAAATTGGATTCAAAATGGTGGCTCATACGATCAAACTCAAGAGCAAGCAGCCTTGAAAGCCATGCCTAAGGCTTGGGAAAAGGCTCCTATCGGTGGTGAATTAACAAGTTCACAGTCTATGTCAAGCTTACTCGGTAATAACTTAGATGAGTTAACTGAAGAAGCTAAGGCAGCTCATCTGACCTTCTTGGGTCCAAAGGTTGCTGAAGATATCGGTGACGGGCATGCTGCTTATAAGGAGCTTTTGAAGAACATGGGCTATCGCCTCTGGGTATCAGGTTTGACAATCTCCAAAGGAGAGAGCAAGGTTGATATTACCCTTAATTTGGAAAATTCTGGGGTTGCCCCTTTATATGGGGATTGGCCTGTGGTATTATACTTGTGTAATACTAATGGCAAGGTTCTTCAAGCACAACAACTTGAGTGTCGTTTGTCTGAATTGCTTCCTGATCAAACAACTGAACTTAAGGCAAGTTTCGCCTATTCTAAAGATCAGAACTATCAAGTGAAGCTAGGAATTCTATCTCCAATGACACAAGAGCCTTCGGTTCATTTTGCCATGAAAGGTTTTGAAGGAGAAGTTATGCCTAAATTAGCAACGATTCAAAAGGATCAAAAAGGCACTGGCAAGTAA
- a CDS encoding polyphosphate polymerase domain-containing protein → MKTKEKPFRHELKYVIGEPEKALLTERFKHLIQLDKHATNGGYTIRSLYFDDYWNSAYAEKDAGILVRKKYRIRIYNFGTNSIKLERKKKVDTYILKEDAPLTVEEFYKIIDGDYDFLLKSPYPLCQEFYYECVSNMMRPRTIVDYEREPWVYDFGTVRLTFDQNVRVAVGSFDIFDPDLPTIPVIDPEKMVFEVKYTEYLPKIVQSVLPGKADMMAVSKYVLAYEKSQYLNGFEYWEDGNI, encoded by the coding sequence ATGAAGACTAAAGAGAAGCCCTTTCGTCATGAGTTGAAATATGTCATTGGTGAACCAGAAAAGGCTCTGCTAACTGAGCGTTTTAAACATTTGATTCAATTGGATAAGCATGCGACAAATGGTGGTTATACCATTAGGAGTCTTTATTTTGATGACTATTGGAATAGTGCCTATGCTGAAAAAGATGCAGGTATTCTAGTTCGTAAAAAATATCGGATTCGTATCTATAATTTCGGTACCAATAGTATCAAACTAGAGCGTAAGAAAAAGGTAGATACCTACATTTTGAAAGAGGATGCACCTCTAACCGTTGAAGAATTTTATAAAATTATTGATGGGGACTATGACTTTCTCTTAAAAAGTCCATATCCTCTCTGTCAGGAATTTTACTATGAATGCGTTAGTAACATGATGCGTCCACGGACCATCGTTGACTATGAGCGAGAGCCGTGGGTCTATGACTTTGGAACAGTTCGCTTAACCTTTGACCAAAATGTTAGAGTAGCGGTTGGAAGTTTTGATATTTTTGATCCAGACTTACCAACAATTCCAGTCATTGATCCAGAAAAGATGGTTTTCGAAGTTAAATACACAGAGTATCTGCCAAAGATTGTCCAGAGTGTCTTGCCAGGGAAAGCAGACATGATGGCTGTCTCTAAGTACGTATTGGCTTATGAAAAATCTCAGTATCTAAATGGTTTTGAATACTGGGAAGATGGGAATATATAA
- a CDS encoding DUF2194 domain-containing protein, whose translation MKLGKKNVIRKETLLGVGLILCLAIGLFVQKKGEWYPTQGKEAYLTGKVPSTASVVKDLDKDTLVLYDSENETSQRAWKQFEQILKDMRMGAKLVDVAKHESYSLSDYKKVVLLVTDLSRMEDQVQPLMDWTEKGGQTLFAVTMGKESNLDAIDHNLGVSYSNFEMDEVKEIYVDPDFMIGGGRNYKIEESFESARKVSLESDVKVHAKTTDDSHTPLIWEKSYGKGKFVVDNLGIYERNVRGIYAASYSLLTEATVYPVINGSTYYIDDFPSPVPAGDGRFVKRDYDMSVSEFYTNVWWPDLLKLHEKYGIVHTGVVIENYEAQTDGKIVQQNDLDRFKYFGNSLLANGGELGYHGYNHQPLSPSSVNYGEKYASYKTWKDKAAMKASLSELIRFVNQLFPKAQKSVYVPPSNILSKEGREVIVNDFPEIKAISSNYFPGDFTYSQEFEVSPDGMIEEPRTVSGAVWDDFSQMTVFSEMNMHYVNNHFLHPDDVLDVDRGAELGWAKMYKALDKEVSWVHNMSPSLRNLTGSELAGAVQRYGILKVSQKYTKDALKIDLENFHDHAYLMVRLNQNEVKKVKNGKVTHLTGDLYLLEATNKSVTITLK comes from the coding sequence ATGAAATTAGGTAAAAAGAATGTTATCCGAAAAGAAACCTTGCTAGGGGTTGGCCTTATTTTGTGTTTGGCCATCGGACTCTTTGTTCAAAAGAAGGGGGAATGGTACCCAACTCAAGGTAAGGAAGCCTATCTTACAGGAAAAGTACCATCTACGGCCTCAGTGGTCAAGGATTTAGATAAAGATACACTGGTTCTTTATGATAGTGAAAACGAGACGAGTCAAAGGGCTTGGAAACAGTTCGAGCAAATTTTAAAAGATATGCGTATGGGAGCTAAGTTAGTCGATGTGGCTAAACACGAGTCCTATTCACTTTCAGACTATAAAAAAGTAGTCCTTCTTGTCACTGACCTTTCTCGAATGGAGGACCAGGTTCAGCCTCTCATGGATTGGACTGAAAAAGGTGGTCAAACACTTTTTGCAGTAACTATGGGGAAAGAAAGTAATCTGGATGCCATTGATCATAATCTCGGCGTAAGTTATTCCAATTTTGAGATGGATGAGGTCAAGGAAATCTACGTAGATCCTGACTTCATGATTGGTGGGGGACGCAATTATAAAATTGAAGAATCTTTTGAGTCAGCCAGAAAAGTCTCTCTTGAAAGTGATGTTAAGGTACATGCTAAAACAACAGATGATTCTCATACACCGTTGATTTGGGAAAAATCATACGGCAAAGGGAAGTTTGTCGTTGATAACCTTGGAATTTATGAGCGTAATGTTCGTGGTATTTATGCTGCTTCCTATAGTCTTTTGACTGAAGCGACAGTTTATCCAGTAATCAATGGTTCTACCTATTATATAGATGATTTCCCATCACCTGTTCCAGCCGGAGATGGTCGTTTCGTTAAACGTGACTATGACATGTCTGTGTCTGAATTTTATACCAATGTTTGGTGGCCAGACCTTCTAAAACTACATGAAAAGTATGGTATTGTTCATACAGGTGTGGTCATCGAAAACTATGAGGCCCAGACAGATGGTAAAATTGTTCAACAAAATGATTTAGATCGTTTCAAGTATTTTGGAAATTCGCTTTTGGCTAATGGTGGTGAACTTGGTTATCATGGTTACAACCACCAACCTTTGAGTCCTTCATCTGTTAATTATGGTGAAAAGTATGCCAGCTACAAGACTTGGAAGGATAAGGCTGCTATGAAGGCCAGTCTGTCTGAGTTGATTCGTTTTGTCAACCAACTCTTTCCTAAAGCGCAAAAATCAGTATACGTTCCACCATCAAATATCCTTTCAAAAGAAGGGCGAGAGGTAATCGTTAATGATTTCCCAGAAATCAAGGCTATCTCAAGTAACTATTTCCCAGGAGATTTCACTTATTCGCAAGAGTTTGAAGTGTCACCTGATGGAATGATTGAAGAGCCACGTACAGTTTCTGGTGCGGTTTGGGACGATTTTTCACAGATGACGGTCTTTTCTGAAATGAATATGCACTATGTCAATAACCATTTCCTTCACCCTGATGATGTTCTTGATGTCGATCGTGGTGCAGAATTGGGTTGGGCAAAGATGTATAAGGCCTTGGACAAGGAAGTTAGTTGGGTCCACAATATGTCACCTTCGCTCAGGAATCTAACAGGTTCAGAATTAGCAGGTGCTGTTCAGCGTTACGGTATTTTGAAAGTTTCTCAAAAATATACCAAAGACGCCCTAAAAATTGATCTTGAGAATTTTCATGATCATGCTTACCTTATGGTTCGTTTAAATCAAAACGAGGTTAAGAAGGTAAAAAATGGTAAGGTTACGCATTTAACGGGTGATCTTTACCTATTGGAGGCTACGAATAAGTCAGTCACCATCACATTAAAATAA
- a CDS encoding DUF4956 domain-containing protein — MSVQDFIKKSILQSDNYATQSPLRIVIVLLLALLIGAFIYKVYQHFFTGVIYSRSFAMTLVGMTLLTSMVTLAISSNIVISLGMVGALSIVRYRTAVKDPMDLLYLFWAITSGITVGAGMYVLAVVTSIVILLMLIVFSRLQETGKVYIAVVHYDGEHTGDKVIQELGRIKHFIKSETMRKDSVEMAIEVFVKNNDLTFVENIKSIEGVKDLTLIQYNGEYHG, encoded by the coding sequence ATGAGTGTTCAAGACTTTATAAAAAAATCAATTTTGCAGTCTGATAACTATGCGACACAATCACCGTTACGTATTGTTATCGTCTTGCTACTTGCCTTGTTGATTGGAGCCTTTATCTATAAGGTTTATCAGCATTTCTTTACAGGCGTTATTTATTCACGCAGTTTTGCCATGACCTTGGTCGGTATGACCTTGCTCACGTCAATGGTAACACTGGCAATCAGTTCAAACATCGTTATCTCACTTGGTATGGTCGGTGCCCTCTCTATCGTCCGTTACCGTACCGCAGTTAAGGATCCTATGGACTTGCTCTACCTTTTCTGGGCAATTACCTCAGGGATTACGGTAGGGGCAGGTATGTATGTCCTAGCCGTTGTAACGTCTATCGTTATCCTTTTAATGCTTATTGTCTTTAGCCGCTTGCAAGAGACTGGTAAGGTGTATATCGCTGTGGTTCACTATGATGGTGAGCACACAGGTGACAAAGTTATTCAAGAACTTGGTCGCATCAAACACTTTATCAAGTCTGAAACCATGCGAAAAGACAGTGTTGAGATGGCTATTGAAGTCTTTGTGAAAAATAACGACCTTACCTTCGTTGAAAACATTAAATCTATCGAAGGTGTCAAAGACCTTACGCTGATCCAATACAACGGCGAATACCATGGCTAG
- the pelF gene encoding GT4 family glycosyltransferase PelF translates to MKICLILEGSYPYVHGGVSTWMHQYITEMKEHEFVLWVVGATHEQKGKFVYELPENVVEVHEVFLDYVVPDKEEDIEPHQFTDEEKQALKDMVFCQQPDWKVLFKILQDGKVVPNDLLSSEAFFQVLKDLCSERYTQLSFSDVFHTIRSMLFPLLNILSCPPPEADVYHSISTGYGGILATLGSLTYDKPLFLTEHGIYTREREEELLRAKWVLPTMRQQWVRFFYMLSDAIYQNAQKITSLFTKAKEIQIEMGCDPEKCQVISNGIDYDAFSQIPLKEPDGWIDIGAVVRLAPIKDIKTMLYSFYELAQQVPNVRLHIMGGIDDQEYADECFSLADKMDLGDRLLFTGRVNIREYMKKIDFTLLTSLSEGLPLSVLESMAASRPCVTTDVGCCRELLEGREDDNLGIAGFCAPPTCTGPLAEAMKKMAINDARRLEMGEIARKRVEAIYQYPQMIGQYRRLYEEVAV, encoded by the coding sequence ATGAAGATATGTTTAATTCTTGAAGGGTCCTATCCGTATGTTCACGGTGGTGTCTCTACTTGGATGCATCAATATATTACAGAAATGAAAGAGCATGAATTTGTTCTCTGGGTTGTGGGGGCAACACATGAGCAAAAGGGAAAGTTTGTTTATGAACTTCCTGAAAATGTCGTAGAAGTACACGAAGTCTTTTTGGACTATGTTGTGCCAGATAAAGAAGAAGACATAGAGCCACATCAGTTTACAGATGAGGAAAAACAAGCCCTTAAAGATATGGTTTTTTGTCAACAACCTGATTGGAAAGTCTTGTTTAAAATTTTACAGGATGGTAAGGTCGTTCCTAACGATCTCTTGAGTAGTGAGGCCTTTTTTCAGGTCTTGAAGGATCTCTGTAGTGAGCGCTACACGCAGCTATCTTTTTCAGATGTTTTTCACACGATCCGTTCTATGCTGTTTCCACTTTTAAATATTTTATCTTGTCCACCTCCTGAAGCAGATGTTTACCACTCAATCTCTACAGGTTATGGTGGTATTCTTGCAACTTTGGGAAGTTTGACTTATGACAAACCTCTCTTCTTAACTGAACACGGGATTTATACGCGTGAACGTGAGGAAGAATTGCTTCGTGCCAAGTGGGTTTTACCTACAATGCGCCAACAGTGGGTAAGGTTCTTCTATATGTTGTCTGATGCGATTTATCAAAATGCTCAAAAAATTACCAGCCTCTTTACTAAGGCCAAGGAAATTCAGATCGAGATGGGTTGTGATCCAGAGAAATGTCAGGTTATTTCAAACGGGATTGACTACGATGCCTTTTCTCAAATTCCTTTGAAAGAACCAGATGGTTGGATTGATATTGGAGCCGTGGTACGTTTGGCTCCAATTAAGGACATCAAAACCATGTTGTATTCTTTCTACGAACTGGCTCAGCAAGTGCCAAACGTTCGTTTGCATATCATGGGTGGTATAGATGACCAAGAATATGCGGATGAGTGTTTTAGCTTGGCCGATAAGATGGATTTGGGAGATCGTCTCCTATTCACTGGTCGTGTTAATATTCGAGAATATATGAAGAAAATTGATTTTACGCTTTTGACCAGCCTTTCTGAAGGTTTGCCACTTTCTGTTTTAGAATCAATGGCAGCTAGTCGTCCTTGTGTGACGACAGATGTCGGATGTTGTCGAGAATTGCTAGAAGGTCGTGAGGATGACAATCTAGGGATTGCAGGATTTTGTGCGCCACCTACTTGTACAGGGCCTCTTGCAGAAGCTATGAAGAAGATGGCGATTAATGATGCTAGACGTCTTGAAATGGGTGAAATTGCGCGTAAGCGTGTTGAAGCGATATATCAATATCCGCAAATGATCGGTCAGTACCGACGCTTATATGAGGAGGTGGCTGTTTAA